A region of Armatimonadota bacterium DNA encodes the following proteins:
- a CDS encoding M4 family metallopeptidase, which translates to MSRLQLSHPLWLAAIAAMLLASPSTTPASATSLPAGHPVSLGSIAELFSLRPNPGTAPAQGLLAYSVPAGPATRTSGVGTPESAGSLSDAVAAKAPGIAHIQRSQAGTVRWMDGNFGAVSGTTSLMATGPISNAAITPPPTDLPARILAALQPLAPILRLRDPAAELRPMNVQTDDMGFQHVRFQQIYAGIPVWARDLYVHVDGSGQLRVLNGEYDPTPVGVATAPVISADDAVGAAITNLRTEFRWSPVSNSVAAKFGYTAPQAELVIYISGGAAALAYAVTVQANLLEKWTYLVDAIAGGILHRVPEYCSVGFADASGVDLNGQTQTFRSWQNAGGEYFLFWDLPNYDAAKSQLPDSMLGGSQILDLRGQAPGASPAPTYYYTTSPNNQWADKASVSADFNAKTAYDYYHNTFSRKAIDDADGTILSVVHVADTGGGGLDNAYWNGRAMFYGDGATVFKPLAGGLDVAGHEMTHGVVQHSANLVYETQAGALNESFADFFGLMIGNPANFLIGSTVMQPGQGIALRDMGQPDNPQVYAVQPATMAAYVNTTSDNGGVHTNSGIPNHAAALIITAIGRTKAQQIYYRALTKYLTRTSQFADCRNALVQSAKDLFGAAGAEVTAVNNAFDAVGIRIPTVPPPGSIIPPVTGGTPYVTFITQDGSIGLYDPAAQTYTLFGGATKARTTAQMDDASQLSTPLDGSAIWYISQTGHLSFVDVQTGEVRYFPNLYIAKDGDLWNAVISPDGRFAVMDAAPTSADRSVYIFDGAQLYPITLDLQASDGGAVDKTIQYADVLSWSPNMGFPKIGFDGLHRTSINGNTVEYWGMGEINFTTNRIYDLEPGQPIGVSVGNPTYGNTNPDLIAYNTFTTTFAGTYIDTVIIRGGIETTLNIDQILLNDGTYVNDGQRATFSPDDTKVCFAAPQRNRLCFYDLAANNLTALSLLNNGTEFPVYNARWFVLGGSVPYTFVDVRRALAFSAGIATAGADDKTRLNLVDLGASAGKITLQDAVAIARKVVGLG; encoded by the coding sequence ATGTCTCGGCTCCAACTGTCTCATCCCCTGTGGCTCGCGGCCATCGCGGCTATGCTCCTGGCGTCTCCTTCAACGACACCCGCGAGCGCCACCTCGCTCCCGGCGGGGCATCCTGTTTCCCTCGGCTCCATCGCCGAACTTTTTTCCCTCAGACCCAACCCGGGCACCGCTCCGGCGCAGGGCCTTCTCGCGTACTCTGTGCCCGCCGGCCCGGCGACCCGTACGAGCGGCGTCGGTACACCCGAATCCGCCGGCTCATTGTCGGACGCCGTCGCGGCGAAAGCGCCGGGCATCGCCCACATCCAGAGGTCCCAGGCGGGCACCGTCCGCTGGATGGACGGTAATTTTGGCGCGGTATCCGGCACGACAAGCCTGATGGCAACGGGACCCATATCGAACGCCGCCATCACCCCGCCACCGACCGACCTGCCGGCCCGCATCCTGGCTGCGCTTCAACCGCTTGCTCCCATCCTCCGCCTGCGGGATCCGGCCGCCGAACTCCGCCCGATGAACGTCCAAACGGACGACATGGGCTTCCAGCATGTGCGCTTCCAGCAAATATATGCAGGCATCCCGGTCTGGGCGCGGGACCTGTATGTGCACGTTGACGGTTCCGGCCAGTTGCGTGTCCTGAACGGTGAGTACGATCCGACCCCTGTGGGCGTGGCGACGGCGCCTGTCATTTCGGCAGATGATGCCGTGGGCGCCGCCATCACCAACTTGCGGACCGAATTCCGCTGGTCGCCCGTGTCCAACAGCGTCGCGGCGAAGTTCGGCTACACCGCCCCGCAAGCCGAGCTGGTAATATACATCAGCGGCGGCGCCGCGGCGCTTGCCTACGCGGTGACGGTTCAGGCCAACCTCCTCGAGAAGTGGACTTATCTGGTGGATGCCATCGCGGGAGGCATCCTGCACCGCGTACCGGAGTATTGCTCCGTCGGATTCGCCGACGCAAGCGGCGTGGACCTGAACGGCCAGACGCAGACCTTCCGATCCTGGCAGAACGCCGGCGGCGAGTATTTCCTCTTCTGGGATCTCCCGAACTACGACGCGGCGAAATCTCAGCTGCCCGACTCCATGCTTGGTGGCAGCCAGATACTGGACCTGCGCGGCCAGGCCCCCGGCGCAAGCCCGGCACCCACCTACTACTACACGACGTCTCCGAACAACCAGTGGGCGGACAAGGCGTCAGTATCCGCCGATTTCAACGCCAAAACCGCGTACGATTACTACCACAACACGTTCAGCCGCAAAGCGATTGACGATGCCGATGGCACCATTCTTTCCGTTGTGCACGTTGCAGACACGGGCGGCGGCGGGTTGGACAACGCCTACTGGAACGGAAGAGCGATGTTCTACGGGGACGGGGCCACCGTCTTCAAGCCTCTGGCGGGTGGCCTCGATGTGGCGGGACACGAGATGACCCATGGGGTGGTTCAGCATTCGGCCAACCTCGTGTATGAAACGCAGGCCGGAGCGCTCAACGAATCGTTCGCCGATTTCTTCGGCTTGATGATCGGAAACCCGGCCAATTTCCTCATCGGTTCGACCGTCATGCAGCCTGGGCAGGGCATCGCTTTGCGGGATATGGGACAGCCGGACAACCCGCAGGTGTACGCGGTGCAGCCCGCGACAATGGCGGCTTATGTTAACACAACGTCCGACAACGGCGGAGTCCATACCAACAGCGGCATTCCGAACCACGCCGCCGCGCTTATCATCACCGCGATCGGCCGCACCAAAGCGCAGCAGATATACTACCGGGCGCTGACAAAGTACCTGACCCGCACCAGCCAGTTCGCCGACTGCCGAAACGCGCTGGTGCAATCTGCGAAGGACCTCTTCGGGGCCGCCGGCGCGGAGGTCACCGCCGTCAACAACGCGTTCGATGCCGTTGGAATCCGAATACCGACCGTACCGCCCCCGGGCAGCATCATCCCGCCGGTCACCGGCGGCACACCGTACGTCACGTTCATCACCCAAGACGGCTCCATCGGCCTCTACGATCCGGCGGCGCAGACATACACATTGTTCGGAGGCGCCACCAAAGCCCGCACGACGGCGCAGATGGATGACGCGTCGCAACTCTCAACGCCGTTGGACGGCAGCGCCATCTGGTACATCAGTCAAACCGGGCACCTTTCCTTCGTTGACGTTCAAACCGGCGAGGTACGTTACTTCCCGAATCTGTACATCGCGAAGGATGGCGACCTCTGGAACGCGGTCATCTCGCCGGACGGCCGCTTCGCGGTCATGGATGCCGCTCCAACGTCAGCCGACCGATCGGTGTACATCTTCGACGGCGCCCAGCTCTATCCCATCACGCTGGACCTGCAGGCCTCCGATGGTGGGGCTGTGGATAAGACCATCCAGTACGCGGACGTTCTCTCGTGGTCGCCCAATATGGGTTTCCCGAAGATCGGTTTCGACGGCCTGCACCGGACCAGCATCAACGGGAATACGGTCGAGTACTGGGGAATGGGCGAAATCAATTTCACGACGAACCGCATCTACGACCTGGAGCCCGGCCAGCCGATTGGTGTGAGCGTCGGCAATCCAACCTACGGCAACACAAACCCTGACCTGATCGCCTACAACACCTTCACCACCACCTTCGCCGGAACCTACATCGACACCGTCATCATTCGGGGAGGGATAGAGACGACGCTCAATATCGACCAAATCCTCCTGAACGATGGGACATACGTCAACGACGGTCAGCGTGCCACTTTCTCGCCGGATGACACCAAGGTGTGCTTCGCCGCGCCGCAGAGGAACCGTCTGTGCTTCTACGACCTGGCGGCTAACAATCTGACCGCCCTGAGCCTGCTGAACAATGGAACCGAGTTCCCCGTCTATAACGCGCGGTGGTTTGTGCTGGGTGGCTCGGTGCCTTACACGTTCGTCGATGTCAGGCGCGCCCTGGCCTTCTCGGCAGGTATCGCCACTGCCGGCGCAGACGACAAAACGCGCCTGAACCTCGTGGACCTCGGTGCTTCCGCGGGAAAGATCACCCTGCAGGATGCCGTCGCCATCGCCCGCAAGGTGGTGGGCTTGGGATAA
- a CDS encoding tetratricopeptide repeat protein, whose translation MEGTYPARAKIFVSYSHRDVAALERLQVHLKPYVRAGSLDLWADTRLRPGQQFNLEIRSALAAARIVVLLVSADFYASDYITGVEVPAVLDAADRDGIVVLCVILSPCGFLRDRGLSRFQAVNDPATPVLSMPAIEQEAVWARLTDEVIRHLPPEAPSLGPGALHPEETASPPGANGPRKAVFGVSFERNAVFTGREDVLESIRSALWECRDDRWPRVAALSGMGGVGKTQIALEYACRNRAAYRQAFWVLADTETSLREGYAAIALRMDLPEKDAPDQGWTVQAVQRWFEENDDWLLILDNADEVESARHFIPAGGRGHVLLTTRAGVISPGMKVTRVETMGVEDGAILLLRRAGRIESNESLEDASENDRVAALALSEIVGGLPLALDQAGAYILNRQRTPADYRDRYTRERMKLLGKPGRQGAGQHDPVTITFSLAFSRLDPESAGADLVRACAFLAPDAIPDELFRTGARALGGRFCEMGDDEDVWDDAVAEATRFSLLHRDADAHTLSLHRLVQSVLQEGMSSAAQRMWKERCVHALALAFPDPDFSLWGLCERLLPHALVGVRWVEEQGFEDAESADLLLYAATYIGDRARDLEAKPLLERALSIREKNLGPEDPGTADCLTSLAVNCFKRSDNDGAEALLRRALDIREAALGPDHPKVAESLSNIASVYAHLDRHPEAEAMHLRAVSVQEKALGPEHPDTALSLNNLAVHYHLQHRPGEAEPVFRRALAIWEKTLGTQHPYTTLALHNLGILCFEGARFDEAREFYERALNAREEGIGPTHPDTIATARRLRDLYRLQGIHKTAEALEARFPDSRDKTAA comes from the coding sequence GTGGAAGGGACATACCCGGCCCGCGCCAAGATCTTTGTAAGTTACAGCCACAGAGATGTGGCCGCTCTTGAACGCCTTCAGGTCCACCTGAAGCCCTACGTGCGAGCCGGCTCACTGGACCTCTGGGCGGACACCCGGTTGCGCCCCGGTCAGCAATTCAATCTCGAGATCCGATCCGCTCTGGCCGCCGCCCGTATCGTGGTTCTCCTCGTCAGCGCCGATTTCTATGCGTCGGACTACATCACAGGAGTGGAGGTCCCCGCTGTGCTCGATGCGGCCGACCGCGACGGGATCGTTGTCCTGTGTGTCATTCTGAGCCCATGCGGGTTTCTACGGGACCGAGGCCTTTCCCGCTTTCAGGCTGTGAATGATCCCGCGACGCCCGTTCTCAGCATGCCCGCCATCGAGCAGGAAGCCGTCTGGGCGCGCCTGACTGACGAAGTTATACGCCATCTGCCGCCGGAGGCGCCCAGTCTCGGACCCGGCGCATTGCACCCGGAGGAGACCGCCTCGCCACCCGGAGCGAACGGGCCCCGGAAGGCGGTTTTCGGCGTCTCGTTCGAGCGGAACGCGGTATTCACCGGGCGCGAGGACGTGCTGGAAAGTATCCGGTCCGCCCTATGGGAATGCCGCGACGACAGGTGGCCGCGGGTCGCGGCGCTCAGCGGAATGGGCGGTGTCGGAAAGACGCAAATAGCCCTCGAGTATGCCTGCCGCAACCGGGCAGCATACCGGCAGGCTTTCTGGGTGCTCGCTGATACCGAAACCTCGCTCCGTGAAGGCTATGCTGCGATCGCGCTCCGTATGGATCTGCCGGAGAAGGACGCTCCGGATCAGGGGTGGACAGTCCAGGCTGTGCAGCGGTGGTTCGAGGAGAACGATGATTGGCTCCTCATCCTTGACAACGCCGATGAAGTGGAGTCCGCTCGCCATTTCATACCGGCGGGCGGGAGAGGGCATGTTCTGCTGACCACGCGCGCCGGGGTGATCAGCCCGGGGATGAAAGTCACGCGAGTGGAGACCATGGGCGTGGAGGACGGGGCGATCTTGCTGCTTCGGCGCGCAGGACGCATCGAGTCGAATGAGTCTCTCGAGGATGCATCCGAGAATGACAGGGTTGCGGCGCTTGCGCTCAGCGAAATTGTTGGAGGCCTCCCCCTGGCGCTCGACCAGGCGGGCGCCTATATCCTGAACCGCCAACGGACGCCCGCAGATTATCGCGATCGGTATACGCGTGAGCGCATGAAACTGTTGGGAAAGCCGGGCAGGCAGGGCGCCGGTCAGCACGATCCCGTGACGATCACCTTCTCTCTCGCCTTCAGCCGGCTCGATCCGGAGAGCGCGGGGGCGGACCTTGTCCGCGCCTGTGCGTTTCTCGCTCCGGACGCGATCCCTGACGAACTCTTCCGTACAGGCGCCCGGGCGCTTGGAGGCCGATTCTGCGAGATGGGCGATGACGAGGATGTCTGGGACGATGCCGTTGCAGAAGCCACGCGGTTCTCGCTTCTGCATCGGGACGCCGACGCCCACACTCTCTCCCTGCACCGGCTGGTCCAGAGCGTCCTGCAGGAGGGAATGTCCAGCGCCGCGCAGCGGATGTGGAAGGAGCGCTGTGTACACGCCCTGGCGCTCGCCTTCCCGGACCCGGACTTCTCTCTTTGGGGGCTCTGCGAGCGCCTCCTTCCGCACGCTCTGGTCGGAGTGCGGTGGGTGGAGGAGCAGGGGTTCGAGGATGCGGAATCCGCGGACCTGCTGCTCTATGCCGCCACCTACATAGGTGACCGCGCGCGAGACCTCGAGGCCAAGCCTCTCCTGGAGCGCGCCCTTAGCATCCGCGAAAAGAACCTGGGCCCCGAGGATCCGGGGACCGCCGATTGCCTGACATCGCTGGCGGTGAATTGCTTCAAGAGGAGTGACAATGATGGGGCGGAAGCCCTGTTGAGGCGGGCGCTGGACATCCGGGAAGCAGCGCTCGGGCCGGACCATCCCAAGGTGGCCGAAAGCCTCAGCAATATCGCCTCCGTTTACGCGCACCTTGACCGGCATCCCGAGGCAGAGGCGATGCACTTGCGGGCTGTCTCTGTCCAGGAGAAGGCTCTCGGGCCGGAGCACCCGGATACGGCACTGAGCCTCAACAACCTGGCCGTCCACTACCACCTGCAGCATCGCCCCGGGGAGGCGGAGCCCGTTTTTCGGCGCGCCCTCGCCATATGGGAGAAGACGCTGGGTACGCAGCATCCCTACACGACCCTGGCGCTGCATAACCTGGGAATCCTCTGTTTTGAGGGCGCGCGATTTGATGAGGCCCGGGAGTTCTATGAACGGGCCTTGAATGCGCGGGAAGAGGGGATTGGCCCGACGCATCCGGATACCATTGCGACGGCGCGCCGGCTCCGCGACCTCTACAGGTTGCAGGGAATACACAAGACGGCCGAGGCCCTGGAGGCCCGCTTCCCGGACAGCCGTGACAAAACCGCCGCGTAG
- a CDS encoding DegT/DnrJ/EryC1/StrS family aminotransferase — protein MGSAAVANEEDRRRVRLGNLTGQYQAIRAEIDSAYAEVMSRGAFILGPELKQLESEIAALCGVEHGIGVNSGTDALLISLLALGIGEGDEVITTPFTFFATAETISLTGARPVFADIDPATFTIDPTAVEAAVTSKTRAILPVHLYGQAADMDSLSAIAERNGLKVIEDAAQIIGGSYKGRPAGSLGDIAAFSFYPTKNLGAFGDGGMIVTDNAELAEQARLLRFHGSGGSYFYKRVGYCSRLDEMQAAFLRVKLRHLDEWNALRRSHAAIYSARLAASVVTSPVEAPGCKHIYHQYTIRSRHRDALKQHLAECGVDSGIYYPQALHLQEVYANLGYLPGSMPQAEAAAREVLSLPVYPELKSDDIEYVAARILDFQP, from the coding sequence ATTGGCTCCGCCGCGGTTGCGAATGAAGAAGATCGCCGCCGGGTCCGGCTTGGCAATTTGACAGGGCAGTATCAGGCCATCCGCGCCGAGATCGACAGCGCCTACGCGGAGGTCATGTCCAGGGGCGCGTTCATCCTGGGGCCGGAGCTCAAGCAACTCGAGTCGGAGATCGCGGCTCTTTGCGGAGTTGAGCACGGCATAGGGGTCAATTCCGGCACGGACGCGCTGCTGATCAGCCTTCTCGCGCTGGGCATCGGCGAAGGCGATGAAGTCATCACCACGCCGTTCACATTCTTCGCCACCGCCGAAACGATCAGCCTCACCGGCGCGCGGCCGGTATTCGCGGACATCGACCCGGCTACCTTCACCATCGATCCCACCGCAGTCGAAGCGGCCGTCACATCGAAGACACGCGCCATTCTGCCCGTTCATCTCTATGGCCAGGCGGCCGATATGGATTCCCTTTCCGCTATCGCGGAGAGGAACGGCCTCAAGGTAATCGAGGACGCCGCCCAGATAATTGGTGGGTCCTACAAGGGCCGGCCGGCAGGGTCGCTGGGAGACATTGCGGCGTTCAGTTTCTATCCCACAAAGAATCTGGGCGCTTTCGGCGACGGCGGTATGATCGTCACCGATAACGCCGAATTGGCGGAACAGGCCCGACTGTTGCGCTTCCACGGGAGCGGCGGGTCCTACTTCTATAAGCGCGTCGGGTACTGCAGCCGCCTCGATGAAATGCAGGCGGCGTTTTTGCGTGTGAAACTGCGCCATCTCGATGAGTGGAACGCTCTCCGGCGAAGCCACGCAGCCATCTACAGCGCGCGCCTCGCGGCAAGTGTCGTCACTTCCCCGGTCGAAGCGCCGGGCTGCAAGCACATTTACCACCAGTACACCATCCGCAGCAGGCACCGCGACGCGCTCAAACAGCACCTTGCTGAGTGCGGAGTTGACAGCGGCATCTACTATCCCCAGGCCCTGCACCTGCAGGAAGTATACGCGAACCTGGGATATCTCCCCGGCAGCATGCCGCAGGCCGAGGCCGCGGCGCGCGAGGTACTGAGCCTGCCCGTGTACCCTGAGCTCAAGAGCGACGACATCGAGTATGTGGCGGCCCGCATTCTCGACTTTCAGCCATAG
- a CDS encoding phosphoglucomutase/phosphomannomutase family protein, giving the protein MSPIQFGTDGWRGVIGDTYTYDNVRIVAQATADHLKSIGATGPVAVGYDRRFSSEDFALLCARQIAAAGFKVLLSDAECPSPAVSYVTKHRNASVGVMITASHNPPRYNGYKLKASYGGSANADLTGPIEKLAQAMQKAPIPQPADFEGRIQTMDFKTPYMDAVEAFVDLDVIRKIHGPILVDVMYGSGAGYLAPFLQGLGVDATEFRGERNTYFGGINPEPLPQNLVPTAKQVVAIGGKAVVIADGDADRIAAMDETGRFVSPHEMFALMLMHMVEDKGLRGPVARSISSTTMIDALCAKYSLPLMECSVGFKWIADEFMKDPQMLIGGEESGGIGIRGHIPERDAQLNALLLLEMMAHRGKSLKQLVEEDLWPIVGFHCYDRRDLHLSAESIQRTREAVKAAAPTQVAGVEVRNINRRDGTRFEFDDGSWLLVRPSGTEPVVRVYSESSSCEKVQRFLDEGVALCR; this is encoded by the coding sequence TTGTCGCCTATTCAGTTTGGTACCGACGGTTGGCGTGGCGTTATCGGTGACACCTATACGTACGACAACGTCCGCATCGTGGCGCAGGCCACGGCCGACCACCTCAAGTCCATCGGCGCAACCGGACCGGTCGCCGTTGGCTATGACCGCCGCTTCTCGTCCGAGGATTTTGCCCTCCTCTGCGCCCGGCAGATAGCGGCAGCCGGCTTCAAAGTCCTTCTATCGGACGCCGAGTGCCCCAGCCCCGCCGTGAGTTACGTTACCAAGCATCGGAATGCCTCGGTTGGCGTGATGATCACCGCCAGCCACAATCCGCCCCGCTACAACGGGTACAAATTGAAGGCTTCCTACGGAGGCAGCGCCAACGCCGATCTGACAGGCCCCATCGAGAAACTCGCGCAGGCAATGCAAAAAGCGCCGATCCCGCAGCCCGCCGACTTTGAGGGCCGCATCCAGACAATGGACTTCAAGACGCCGTATATGGATGCCGTCGAGGCGTTCGTTGACCTCGACGTCATCCGCAAGATACACGGTCCGATCCTCGTCGATGTGATGTACGGCTCGGGCGCCGGTTATCTAGCGCCCTTCCTCCAGGGACTCGGCGTGGACGCGACCGAGTTTCGCGGTGAGCGAAATACCTACTTTGGCGGGATCAACCCGGAGCCGCTCCCCCAGAACCTGGTGCCGACCGCCAAACAAGTCGTCGCCATCGGCGGCAAGGCCGTTGTGATCGCGGACGGTGACGCCGACCGCATCGCCGCGATGGACGAGACCGGCCGCTTCGTGAGCCCGCACGAGATGTTCGCCCTCATGCTGATGCACATGGTCGAAGACAAGGGTTTGCGCGGTCCGGTGGCTCGAAGCATCAGCAGCACGACGATGATTGACGCGCTGTGCGCGAAGTACAGCCTGCCGCTGATGGAATGCTCCGTTGGGTTCAAATGGATCGCGGACGAGTTTATGAAGGATCCCCAGATGCTCATCGGGGGCGAGGAGAGCGGCGGGATCGGTATCCGGGGGCATATTCCCGAGCGTGACGCCCAGCTGAACGCCCTCCTTCTCCTCGAAATGATGGCCCACCGCGGAAAATCCCTCAAGCAACTGGTTGAGGAAGACCTCTGGCCGATCGTAGGATTCCACTGCTACGACCGCCGCGACCTGCATCTATCCGCCGAGTCCATACAGCGGACACGTGAAGCCGTGAAGGCAGCGGCTCCCACTCAGGTTGCCGGTGTCGAAGTCAGGAACATCAACCGGCGCGACGGCACGCGGTTCGAGTTCGATGACGGATCGTGGCTGCTGGTGCGCCCGTCCGGCACCGAGCCGGTGGTCCGAGTATATTCTGAAAGCTCTTCCTGTGAAAAGGTTCAGCGTTTCCTGGATGAAGGAGTAGCCCTTTGTCGCTAG
- a CDS encoding HAD-IA family hydrolase, with the protein MPRYSSVLFDLGGTLVYRIVSQERILRILCDEMQLPVSDATDWKGAATMWRAYHAGHSLGCRSVPAEQALLRTEARMVLNHLTNGHATEELVDRLQSGICRSSRWWGIYDDAMPLLNSLKASGLPLAIVSNWEPSLPDFCREMGLAHLFPVLVSSMAEGIEKPSRRIFEIALERMGASPDDCIYIGDDYRSDVIGARAAGLTPVLLDRNERHAETDCIKVNGLDRVLDVLDGTLEAPTEPVVCVGGYSL; encoded by the coding sequence TTGCCTCGTTACAGCTCGGTATTGTTTGACCTTGGTGGCACGCTGGTGTACCGCATCGTTTCCCAGGAGCGCATATTGCGGATCCTGTGCGACGAAATGCAGTTGCCCGTATCCGACGCTACCGATTGGAAAGGCGCCGCGACGATGTGGCGCGCTTACCACGCCGGGCATTCATTGGGCTGCCGTTCGGTCCCCGCCGAGCAGGCATTGCTTCGCACGGAAGCGCGTATGGTCCTCAACCACCTGACGAACGGACACGCCACCGAGGAATTGGTGGACCGGCTGCAGTCGGGCATCTGCCGTTCTTCGCGCTGGTGGGGAATCTATGACGACGCGATGCCCCTTCTCAACAGCCTGAAAGCATCGGGCCTCCCGTTGGCGATCGTGAGCAACTGGGAGCCCTCGCTGCCCGATTTCTGCCGCGAAATGGGCCTCGCCCACCTCTTCCCCGTTCTGGTATCCTCGATGGCGGAAGGGATCGAGAAGCCGTCACGCCGCATTTTCGAAATTGCGCTCGAGCGGATGGGCGCGTCCCCCGATGACTGCATTTATATTGGCGACGACTACCGGTCCGATGTGATTGGAGCGCGCGCCGCCGGTCTCACCCCGGTGCTGCTGGACCGGAACGAGCGCCACGCTGAGACCGACTGCATCAAAGTGAACGGGCTGGACCGCGTCCTCGACGTTCTTGATGGGACGCTTGAGGCTCCAACGGAACCGGTCGTCTGCGTTGGCGGCTACTCCTTGTAG
- a CDS encoding c-type cytochrome produces the protein MRIIHLLPVVAITSAMIAGCKPAPVTTPPATPPAAPGAPGGPPMPAGPPMPAGPPMPGAPAAATASGTSGKDIFAKNCAGCHGAKGEGRLAGAPKFADPAWQKGQDDAELIGIIRNGKGRMPVWKDKLTDKQITTVEAYIRTLGRAPKK, from the coding sequence ATGCGCATTATCCATCTCCTGCCCGTCGTGGCCATCACTTCAGCCATGATTGCGGGCTGTAAACCGGCCCCAGTGACCACTCCCCCGGCGACGCCCCCGGCAGCCCCAGGAGCGCCGGGCGGGCCGCCGATGCCGGCCGGACCGCCGATGCCGGCGGGCCCGCCAATGCCGGGCGCTCCCGCAGCGGCCACCGCATCCGGTACAAGCGGGAAAGACATATTCGCCAAGAACTGCGCGGGATGCCACGGGGCCAAGGGCGAAGGCCGTCTGGCCGGCGCTCCGAAGTTCGCCGATCCGGCGTGGCAGAAGGGGCAGGACGATGCGGAGCTGATCGGCATCATCCGCAACGGCAAGGGCCGGATGCCGGTCTGGAAAGACAAGCTGACGGATAAGCAGATCACCACCGTCGAGGCGTACATCCGCACGTTGGGCCGCGCTCCAAAGAAGTAG